A stretch of Aedes aegypti strain LVP_AGWG chromosome 2, AaegL5.0 Primary Assembly, whole genome shotgun sequence DNA encodes these proteins:
- the LOC110675582 gene encoding serine/arginine repetitive matrix protein 5 isoform X6, with amino-acid sequence MKERSSKKKHSKRSHHHRDDSASDSDSDDSADTNSSDSALSDHEGGGKSRRHKRESRKDKKKKSSKKKRAKSRSHSRDSSSSKRPERNHHQSHEEKRNSKKDKDKDKNRYEDSSVSRDRYDRRGDDRYGYHQQQHQRDRDERGANRVDRYGKGEERERRSRSRNRRRNRSEERDKSRSKSRSESRGRHRSRSASNDHGKRNKGYDKRDRSVEKVKEKKRDKSPKKGDGEKRSQKDRSRSRSDSRKREHLKSKDKRRDRSRSNSPKKSELKTKEKRRDRSRSFSKKRDESRTKEKRRDRSRSVSKSKQSTKDKRREKSKDRKERKKSETPERRRRDRSDSPRRKPSKSPVKSKKRHESPVSKSFRQKSRSPSPKRDRRDQSSPVAKTSRKKSRSPSPKRDRRDQSSPVVKISRKKSRSPSPKRDRRDQPSPVAKTSRKKSRSPSPKRDRRDDRDRASPVAKLSRKKSRSPPPKRDKRESSKSPVVSKKQRSRSPISSRKERSPVDNRRNRSNSPTEKRKKRSPSPVRPSRKERSRTPVKLHRARSPSPDQMNKPSTSSSFNNRRERSKSPSDRRKKRSASQEKVYKERSRSPVAMQKSVEGKTRRSKSPETKKSSRKPSPDKPSRNAKSPKRDSNTPVEQRKDDRSRSDSASDDSSDSSDLSYSPAQRDPERYRDILEGKPVEIKPRSPSKERRQSTSSSSEGGSSPKTAKDFLKKTSRFRRDRSPAAPPPAPEPVAKSRSKSPPKKRRFETPPPLEKPEARSPTGKKRKERSPSPETSKKSEPATNDRDRTRSPDAPPKRSPPAVAEKVKQPKKPKKKQNPPVQQPVVKLQSPASSSTASDSESEDPQRKSKQKDQSDHLDAFLPTFGDNREDKDLSLLKALKNDLAAKAKQCLEKKKSVSEQQGDTAEVGPPRVGESRERNIQIQQAKMASLAAASTAALGTGKGIEFTTETTVPEEPIRKKEVNVASTSGINTNQIKKDIHEILTTVGACRMDDSKGSGGSSTVVSLAKSTILSAVDNILKEKISGAVESAANSRKSRSTSRSRSRSRSRSHRSRSYSSSSSSSRSSRSRSHSSRSRSRSSRGSSRSRSHSSTSRSRSRTPPPRRSKSRSPSIPRRAGSPSFLDRRRITSSRKTRKSRSSSSSSSSSSSSGSSSRSSGSDRSSRRRRRR; translated from the exons ATGAAGGAAAG ATCGTCGAAGAAGAAACACTCGAAGCGGTCCCATCACCATCGGGATGACAGCGCTTCCGATTCGGACTCGGACGACTCGGCCGATACCAACAGTTCCGATTCGGCCCTTTCGGACCACGAGGGAGGCGGAAAGTCCCGGCGCCACAAGCGGGAATCCCGCAAAGATAAG AAAAAGAAAAGCTCCAAGAAAAAGCGAGCCAAGTCACGTTCCCACTCCCGTGACAG CTCTTCGTCCAAGCGTCCGGAGCGCAACCATCATCAATCCCACGAGGAAAAGCGTAACAGCAAGAAGGATAAGGACAAGGACAAGAATCGCTACGAGGACTCCAGCGTGAGCCGTGATCGGTACGATCGTAGAGGAGACGATCGCTACGGGTATCATCAGCAGCAGCACCAGCGAGACCGTGACGAACGCGGCGCCAATCGAGTTGATCGCTATGGCAAAGGCGAAGAGCGAGAGCGTAGAAGTCGATCGCGGAATCGTCGCCGAAACAGATCAGAGGAACGGGACAAGTCCAGATCAAAGTCTAGATCCGAGTCTAGGGGCAGACACAGATCTAGGTCAGCTTCAAACGATCATGGAAAACGTAATAAGGGTTATGACAAGCGCGACAGAAGCGTTGAGAAAGTGAAGGAGAAAAAGAGAGACAAATCTCCCAAGAAGGGAGACGGGGAAAAGAGATCGCAGAAGGACAGATCTCGTTCGAGATCAGATAGCAGGAAGAGAGAGCACCTAAAGTCGAAAGATAAGCGACGTGATCGAAGTCGATCCAACAGCCCGAAGAAATCGGAACTTAAAACCAAGGAGAAGCGTCGAGATCGCTCTAGGTCTTTCAGCAAGAAACGAGATGAATCAAGAACAAAGGAGAAACGTCGGGATAGATCCAGATCTGTcagcaaatcgaagcagtctacTAAAGACAAACGTCGAGAAAAGTCAAAGGACCGCAAGGAGCGCAAGAAATCAGAGACTCCAGAACGAAGAAGACGCGACCGAAGCGATAGCCCAAGAAGGAAGCCAAGTAAATCACCAGTAAAGTCGAAGAAACGTCACGAGTCTCCAGTATCCAAGAGTTTTCGACAGAAGTCACGATCGCCATCGCCAAAACGTGACCGTAGAGATCAATCGTCTCCAGTTGCGAAGACTTCCCGCAAGAAGTCTCGATCGCCATCGCCAAAACGTGACCGAAGAGATCAATCATCTCCTGTTGTGAAGATTTCCCGCAAAAAATCTCGATCACCGTCGCCGAAACGCGACCGAAGAGATCAACCGTCTCCAGTTGCGAAGACTTCTCGCAAGAAGTCTCGATCACCGTCGCCGAAACGTGATCGAAGAGATGACCGTGATCGTGCATCTCCAGTTGCAAAGTTGTCGCGTAAAAAGTCACGATCGCCACCACCAAAACGAGACAAGCGGGAGAGCTCCAAATCACCTGTCGTTAGCAAGAAGCAACGTTCAAGATCACCCATTAGTTCACGCAAGGAACGTTCGCCTGTGGATAACCGTAGGAATAGGTCTAACTCTCCAACAGAGAAACGCAAGAAACGATCACCTTCCCCGGTGAGACCGAGCAGAAAAGAGCGCTCGAGGACTCCCGTGAAACTCCATCGTGCTCGATCTCCGTCGCCTGATCAAATGAATAAACCTTCGACCAGTTCTTCGTTCAATAATCGGAGGGAGCGATCAAAATCTCCTTCCGATAGACGCAAGAAACGATCGGCATCTCAAGAAAAAGTGTATAAAGAGCGATCGAGATCGCCTGTCGCCATGCAGAAATCAGTGGAGGGTAAGACCCGTCGTTCAAAGTCACCTGAAACCAAGAAATCTTCGAGAAAACCTAGCCCAGATAAGCCATCTCGTAATGCTAAATCTCCAAAACGAGATTCTAACACTCCAGTCGAGCAACGAAAAGATGATCGCAGCCGCTCCGATTCCGCTTCCGATGACTCTTCGGATTCTTCTGATCTGAGCTACTCGCCCGCACAACGTGACCCCGAGCGATATCGCGACATTCTAGAAGGAAAACCCGTTGAAATAAAGCCGAGATCACCGTCCAAGGAACGCCGGCAATCAACTTCATCGTCGTCCGAAGGAGGATCTTCTCCCAAAACTgcgaaggatttcctgaagaaaaccTCCAGATTCCGCCGCGATCGAAGTCCAGCTGCACCTCCTCCAGCTCCAGAGCCGGTGGCCAAATCGCGTTCGAAGTCACCACCAAAGAAACGTCGATTCGAGACGCCACCTCCGCTGGAGAAACCAGAGGCACGATCCCCGACTGGCAAGAAACGTAAGGAACGTTCCCCTTCGCCCGAGACTTCCAAGAAGTCTGAGCCAGCAACAAACGATCGCGATCGTACGCGTTCTCCGGATGCTCCCCCGAAACGATCTCCACCCGCAGTTGCCGAAAAGGTCAAACAACCCAAGAAACCCAAAAAGAAACAAAATCCTCCCGTTCAACAGCCGGTTGTTAAACTTCAATCGCCGGCTTCTTCATCTACCGCATCCGACAGTGAATCGGAAGATCCTCAGAGAAAATCCAAGCAAAAAGATCAATCCGATCACTTGGATGCTTTCCTTCCGACCTTCGGTGATAATCGCGAAGATAAGGATCTATCGTTGCTGAAAGCTTTGAAGAATGACCTTGCGGCTAAGGCCAAGCAGTGTTTGGAAAAGAAGAAGTCTGTTTCGGAACAGCAGGGTGATACTGCTGAAGTTGGTCCTCCACGAGTTGGTGAAAGCCGTGAGCGCAACATCCAGATTCAGCAGGCCAAAATGGCATCCCTGGCCGCTGCTAGTACTGCGGCTCTCGGTACCGGAAAAGGCATTGAATTCACTACGGAGACAACGGTACCCGAGGAACCTATAAGGAAGAAAGAAGTGAATGTAGCATCAACCAGCGGAATCAATACCAATCAGATCAAGAAGGATATCCATGAAATTCTGACGACGGTTGGAGCGTGCCGCATGGATGACAGTAAGGGATCCGGAGGAAGTTCCACCGTGGTTAGCTTGGCCAAGAGCACAATCCTCAGCGCGGTGGACAacattttgaaggagaagatCTCCGGAGCGGTTGAGTCGGCAGCGAACTCACGCAAATCTCGCAGCACGTCCAGATCACGGTCCAGGTCCAGGTCGCGATCGCATAG ATCGCGTAGCTACAGCAGTTCCAGCTCCAGCTCTCGCAGCTCCCGTTCCCGTAGCCATTCGTCGCGTTCGCGATCGCGCTCCAGCCGGGGCAGCAGCCGATCGCGATCGCACAGCAGTACTTCCCGCTCTCGATCCCGAACGCCACCGCCGCGTCGTTCCAAGTCACGGTCGCCATCAATACCGCGCCGTGCCGGGTCGCCAAGTTTCCTCGATCGACGCCGGATCACCAG TTCGAGAAAGACGCGTAAATCGCGCAGTAGTTCCAGCAGTAGTAGCTCTAGCTCTAGCTCCGGATCGAGCAGCCGATCGAGTGGATCCGATCGCTCCAGCCGAAGGCGTCGCCGACGATAG
- the LOC110675582 gene encoding serine/arginine repetitive matrix protein 1 isoform X5 encodes MTALPIRTRTTRPIPTVPIRPFRTTREAESPGATSGNPAKISSESEDAASAPKLSHSNKKKPSISRFTLDKKKSSKKKRAKSRSHSRDSSSSKRPERNHHQSHEEKRNSKKDKDKDKNRYEDSSVSRDRYDRRGDDRYGYHQQQHQRDRDERGANRVDRYGKGEERERRSRSRNRRRNRSEERDKSRSKSRSESRGRHRSRSASNDHGKRNKGYDKRDRSVEKVKEKKRDKSPKKGDGEKRSQKDRSRSRSDSRKREHLKSKDKRRDRSRSNSPKKSELKTKEKRRDRSRSFSKKRDESRTKEKRRDRSRSVSKSKQSTKDKRREKSKDRKERKKSETPERRRRDRSDSPRRKPSKSPVKSKKRHESPVSKSFRQKSRSPSPKRDRRDQSSPVAKTSRKKSRSPSPKRDRRDQSSPVVKISRKKSRSPSPKRDRRDQPSPVAKTSRKKSRSPSPKRDRRDDRDRASPVAKLSRKKSRSPPPKRDKRESSKSPVVSKKQRSRSPISSRKERSPVDNRRNRSNSPTEKRKKRSPSPVRPSRKERSRTPVKLHRARSPSPDQMNKPSTSSSFNNRRERSKSPSDRRKKRSASQEKVYKERSRSPVAMQKSVEGKTRRSKSPETKKSSRKPSPDKPSRNAKSPKRDSNTPVEQRKDDRSRSDSASDDSSDSSDLSYSPAQRDPERYRDILEGKPVEIKPRSPSKERRQSTSSSSEGGSSPKTAKDFLKKTSRFRRDRSPAAPPPAPEPVAKSRSKSPPKKRRFETPPPLEKPEARSPTGKKRKERSPSPETSKKSEPATNDRDRTRSPDAPPKRSPPAVAEKVKQPKKPKKKQNPPVQQPVVKLQSPASSSTASDSESEDPQRKSKQKDQSDHLDAFLPTFGDNREDKDLSLLKALKNDLAAKAKQCLEKKKSVSEQQGDTAEVGPPRVGESRERNIQIQQAKMASLAAASTAALGTGKGIEFTTETTVPEEPIRKKEVNVASTSGINTNQIKKDIHEILTTVGACRMDDSKGSGGSSTVVSLAKSTILSAVDNILKEKISGAVESAANSRKSRSTSRSRSRSRSRSHRSRSYSSSSSSSRSSRSRSHSSRSRSRSSRGSSRSRSHSSTSRSRSRTPPPRRSKSRSPSIPRRAGSPSFLDRRRITSSRKTRKSRSSSSSSSSSSSSGSSSRSSGSDRSSRRRRRR; translated from the exons ATGACAGCGCTTCCGATTCGGACTCGGACGACTCGGCCGATACCAACAGTTCCGATTCGGCCCTTTCGGACCACGAGGGAGGCGGAAAGTCCCGGCGCCACAAGCGGGAATCCCGCAAAGATAAG CTCTGAAAGTGAAGATGCCGCATCCGCTCCTAAACTCTCccattctaataaaaaaaaaccaagcATATCTCGATTTACATTGGAC AAAAAGAAAAGCTCCAAGAAAAAGCGAGCCAAGTCACGTTCCCACTCCCGTGACAG CTCTTCGTCCAAGCGTCCGGAGCGCAACCATCATCAATCCCACGAGGAAAAGCGTAACAGCAAGAAGGATAAGGACAAGGACAAGAATCGCTACGAGGACTCCAGCGTGAGCCGTGATCGGTACGATCGTAGAGGAGACGATCGCTACGGGTATCATCAGCAGCAGCACCAGCGAGACCGTGACGAACGCGGCGCCAATCGAGTTGATCGCTATGGCAAAGGCGAAGAGCGAGAGCGTAGAAGTCGATCGCGGAATCGTCGCCGAAACAGATCAGAGGAACGGGACAAGTCCAGATCAAAGTCTAGATCCGAGTCTAGGGGCAGACACAGATCTAGGTCAGCTTCAAACGATCATGGAAAACGTAATAAGGGTTATGACAAGCGCGACAGAAGCGTTGAGAAAGTGAAGGAGAAAAAGAGAGACAAATCTCCCAAGAAGGGAGACGGGGAAAAGAGATCGCAGAAGGACAGATCTCGTTCGAGATCAGATAGCAGGAAGAGAGAGCACCTAAAGTCGAAAGATAAGCGACGTGATCGAAGTCGATCCAACAGCCCGAAGAAATCGGAACTTAAAACCAAGGAGAAGCGTCGAGATCGCTCTAGGTCTTTCAGCAAGAAACGAGATGAATCAAGAACAAAGGAGAAACGTCGGGATAGATCCAGATCTGTcagcaaatcgaagcagtctacTAAAGACAAACGTCGAGAAAAGTCAAAGGACCGCAAGGAGCGCAAGAAATCAGAGACTCCAGAACGAAGAAGACGCGACCGAAGCGATAGCCCAAGAAGGAAGCCAAGTAAATCACCAGTAAAGTCGAAGAAACGTCACGAGTCTCCAGTATCCAAGAGTTTTCGACAGAAGTCACGATCGCCATCGCCAAAACGTGACCGTAGAGATCAATCGTCTCCAGTTGCGAAGACTTCCCGCAAGAAGTCTCGATCGCCATCGCCAAAACGTGACCGAAGAGATCAATCATCTCCTGTTGTGAAGATTTCCCGCAAAAAATCTCGATCACCGTCGCCGAAACGCGACCGAAGAGATCAACCGTCTCCAGTTGCGAAGACTTCTCGCAAGAAGTCTCGATCACCGTCGCCGAAACGTGATCGAAGAGATGACCGTGATCGTGCATCTCCAGTTGCAAAGTTGTCGCGTAAAAAGTCACGATCGCCACCACCAAAACGAGACAAGCGGGAGAGCTCCAAATCACCTGTCGTTAGCAAGAAGCAACGTTCAAGATCACCCATTAGTTCACGCAAGGAACGTTCGCCTGTGGATAACCGTAGGAATAGGTCTAACTCTCCAACAGAGAAACGCAAGAAACGATCACCTTCCCCGGTGAGACCGAGCAGAAAAGAGCGCTCGAGGACTCCCGTGAAACTCCATCGTGCTCGATCTCCGTCGCCTGATCAAATGAATAAACCTTCGACCAGTTCTTCGTTCAATAATCGGAGGGAGCGATCAAAATCTCCTTCCGATAGACGCAAGAAACGATCGGCATCTCAAGAAAAAGTGTATAAAGAGCGATCGAGATCGCCTGTCGCCATGCAGAAATCAGTGGAGGGTAAGACCCGTCGTTCAAAGTCACCTGAAACCAAGAAATCTTCGAGAAAACCTAGCCCAGATAAGCCATCTCGTAATGCTAAATCTCCAAAACGAGATTCTAACACTCCAGTCGAGCAACGAAAAGATGATCGCAGCCGCTCCGATTCCGCTTCCGATGACTCTTCGGATTCTTCTGATCTGAGCTACTCGCCCGCACAACGTGACCCCGAGCGATATCGCGACATTCTAGAAGGAAAACCCGTTGAAATAAAGCCGAGATCACCGTCCAAGGAACGCCGGCAATCAACTTCATCGTCGTCCGAAGGAGGATCTTCTCCCAAAACTgcgaaggatttcctgaagaaaaccTCCAGATTCCGCCGCGATCGAAGTCCAGCTGCACCTCCTCCAGCTCCAGAGCCGGTGGCCAAATCGCGTTCGAAGTCACCACCAAAGAAACGTCGATTCGAGACGCCACCTCCGCTGGAGAAACCAGAGGCACGATCCCCGACTGGCAAGAAACGTAAGGAACGTTCCCCTTCGCCCGAGACTTCCAAGAAGTCTGAGCCAGCAACAAACGATCGCGATCGTACGCGTTCTCCGGATGCTCCCCCGAAACGATCTCCACCCGCAGTTGCCGAAAAGGTCAAACAACCCAAGAAACCCAAAAAGAAACAAAATCCTCCCGTTCAACAGCCGGTTGTTAAACTTCAATCGCCGGCTTCTTCATCTACCGCATCCGACAGTGAATCGGAAGATCCTCAGAGAAAATCCAAGCAAAAAGATCAATCCGATCACTTGGATGCTTTCCTTCCGACCTTCGGTGATAATCGCGAAGATAAGGATCTATCGTTGCTGAAAGCTTTGAAGAATGACCTTGCGGCTAAGGCCAAGCAGTGTTTGGAAAAGAAGAAGTCTGTTTCGGAACAGCAGGGTGATACTGCTGAAGTTGGTCCTCCACGAGTTGGTGAAAGCCGTGAGCGCAACATCCAGATTCAGCAGGCCAAAATGGCATCCCTGGCCGCTGCTAGTACTGCGGCTCTCGGTACCGGAAAAGGCATTGAATTCACTACGGAGACAACGGTACCCGAGGAACCTATAAGGAAGAAAGAAGTGAATGTAGCATCAACCAGCGGAATCAATACCAATCAGATCAAGAAGGATATCCATGAAATTCTGACGACGGTTGGAGCGTGCCGCATGGATGACAGTAAGGGATCCGGAGGAAGTTCCACCGTGGTTAGCTTGGCCAAGAGCACAATCCTCAGCGCGGTGGACAacattttgaaggagaagatCTCCGGAGCGGTTGAGTCGGCAGCGAACTCACGCAAATCTCGCAGCACGTCCAGATCACGGTCCAGGTCCAGGTCGCGATCGCATAG ATCGCGTAGCTACAGCAGTTCCAGCTCCAGCTCTCGCAGCTCCCGTTCCCGTAGCCATTCGTCGCGTTCGCGATCGCGCTCCAGCCGGGGCAGCAGCCGATCGCGATCGCACAGCAGTACTTCCCGCTCTCGATCCCGAACGCCACCGCCGCGTCGTTCCAAGTCACGGTCGCCATCAATACCGCGCCGTGCCGGGTCGCCAAGTTTCCTCGATCGACGCCGGATCACCAG TTCGAGAAAGACGCGTAAATCGCGCAGTAGTTCCAGCAGTAGTAGCTCTAGCTCTAGCTCCGGATCGAGCAGCCGATCGAGTGGATCCGATCGCTCCAGCCGAAGGCGTCGCCGACGATAG
- the LOC110675582 gene encoding serine/arginine repetitive matrix protein 2 isoform X3, with amino-acid sequence MYNGIGLQTPRGSGTNGHVQRNVAFVRPGKKDNVNYRTEDDLAKLDAQSNRQPNQGILDHERKRKIEVKCAELEEVLESQGLGQEEVRAKVEMYRSKLMNQGAPSTDLPKDEFGRPVVRETHHIAQAQQEKNAKLREAFGISEYFVEGTSFDQDRKAKEDLAKSEAAQKDLAERERAREADKANRKRYALVRTPSPEKQQAEQSNGKGGRKHHHRNGDDDDDDDDDGGRSKDDKKKRKKKNRDASSSPERKKDKKKKSKKNKKDRSSKKKHSKRSHHHRDDSASDSDSDDSADTNSSDSALSDHEGGGKSRRHKRESRKDKKKKSSKKKRAKSRSHSRDSSSSKRPERNHHQSHEEKRNSKKDKDKDKNRYEDSSVSRDRYDRRGDDRYGYHQQQHQRDRDERGANRVDRYGKGEERERRSRSRNRRRNRSEERDKSRSKSRSESRGRHRSRSASNDHGKRNKGYDKRDRSVEKVKEKKRDKSPKKGDGEKRSQKDRSRSRSDSRKREHLKSKDKRRDRSRSNSPKKSELKTKEKRRDRSRSFSKKRDESRTKEKRRDRSRSVSKSKQSTKDKRREKSKDRKERKKSETPERRRRDRSDSPRRKPSKSPVKSKKRHESPVSKSFRQKSRSPSPKRDRRDQSSPVAKTSRKKSRSPSPKRDRRDQSSPVVKISRKKSRSPSPKRDRRDQPSPVAKTSRKKSRSPSPKRDRRDDRDRASPVAKLSRKKSRSPPPKRDKRESSKSPVVSKKQRSRSPISSRKERSPVDNRRNRSNSPTEKRKKRSPSPVRPSRKERSRTPVKLHRARSPSPDQMNKPSTSSSFNNRRERSKSPSDRRKKRSASQEKVYKERSRSPVAMQKSVEGKTRRSKSPETKKSSRKPSPDKPSRNAKSPKRDSNTPVEQRKDDRSRSDSASDDSSDSSDLSYSPAQRDPERYRDILEGKPVEIKPRSPSKERRQSTSSSSEGGSSPKTAKDFLKKTSRFRRDRSPAAPPPAPEPVAKSRSKSPPKKRRFETPPPLEKPEARSPTGKKRKERSPSPETSKKSEPATNDRDRTRSPDAPPKRSPPAVAEKVKQPKKPKKKQNPPVQQPVVKLQSPASSSTASDSESEDPQRKSKQKDQSDHLDAFLPTFGDNREDKDLSLLKALKNDLAAKAKQCLEKKKSVSEQQGDTAEVGPPRVGESRERNIQIQQAKMASLAAASTAALGTGKGIEFTTETTVPEEPIRKKEVNVASTSGINTNQIKKDIHEILTTVGACRMDDSKGSGGSSTVVSLAKSTILSAVDNILKEKISGAVESAANSRKSRSTSRSRSRSRSRSHRSRSYSSSSSSSRSSRSRSHSSRSRSRSSRGSSRSRSHSSTSRSRSRTPPPRRSKSRSPSIPRRAGSPSFLDRRRITSSRKTRKSRSSSSSSSSSSSSGSSSRSSGSDRSSRRRRRR; translated from the exons CGTCCGTGAGACCCACCACATCGCCCAGGCCCAGCAGGAGAAGAACGCCAAACTGCGCGAGGCGTTCGGCATCTCGGAGTACTTCGTCGAGGGCACCAGCTTCGATCAGGACCGCAAGGCCAAGGAGGACCTGGCCAAGTCGGAGGCCGCCCAGAAGGACCTGGCCGAGAGGGAGCGGGCCCGGGAGGCGGACAAGGCCAACCGGAAGCGCTACGCCCTGGTGAGAACGCCTTCGCCGGAGAAGCAACAGGCGGAACAGTCCAATGGCAAAGGGGGCCGCAAGCATCATCACCGGAACGgtgacgacgatgacgatgatgacgatgacggtgGGCGCAGCAAGGATGACAAGAAGAAACGCAAGAAGAAGAACCGTGACGC gTCCTCCAGTCCCGAGCGCAAGAaggacaagaagaagaagtccaagaaaaacaagaaagaCAG ATCGTCGAAGAAGAAACACTCGAAGCGGTCCCATCACCATCGGGATGACAGCGCTTCCGATTCGGACTCGGACGACTCGGCCGATACCAACAGTTCCGATTCGGCCCTTTCGGACCACGAGGGAGGCGGAAAGTCCCGGCGCCACAAGCGGGAATCCCGCAAAGATAAG AAAAAGAAAAGCTCCAAGAAAAAGCGAGCCAAGTCACGTTCCCACTCCCGTGACAG CTCTTCGTCCAAGCGTCCGGAGCGCAACCATCATCAATCCCACGAGGAAAAGCGTAACAGCAAGAAGGATAAGGACAAGGACAAGAATCGCTACGAGGACTCCAGCGTGAGCCGTGATCGGTACGATCGTAGAGGAGACGATCGCTACGGGTATCATCAGCAGCAGCACCAGCGAGACCGTGACGAACGCGGCGCCAATCGAGTTGATCGCTATGGCAAAGGCGAAGAGCGAGAGCGTAGAAGTCGATCGCGGAATCGTCGCCGAAACAGATCAGAGGAACGGGACAAGTCCAGATCAAAGTCTAGATCCGAGTCTAGGGGCAGACACAGATCTAGGTCAGCTTCAAACGATCATGGAAAACGTAATAAGGGTTATGACAAGCGCGACAGAAGCGTTGAGAAAGTGAAGGAGAAAAAGAGAGACAAATCTCCCAAGAAGGGAGACGGGGAAAAGAGATCGCAGAAGGACAGATCTCGTTCGAGATCAGATAGCAGGAAGAGAGAGCACCTAAAGTCGAAAGATAAGCGACGTGATCGAAGTCGATCCAACAGCCCGAAGAAATCGGAACTTAAAACCAAGGAGAAGCGTCGAGATCGCTCTAGGTCTTTCAGCAAGAAACGAGATGAATCAAGAACAAAGGAGAAACGTCGGGATAGATCCAGATCTGTcagcaaatcgaagcagtctacTAAAGACAAACGTCGAGAAAAGTCAAAGGACCGCAAGGAGCGCAAGAAATCAGAGACTCCAGAACGAAGAAGACGCGACCGAAGCGATAGCCCAAGAAGGAAGCCAAGTAAATCACCAGTAAAGTCGAAGAAACGTCACGAGTCTCCAGTATCCAAGAGTTTTCGACAGAAGTCACGATCGCCATCGCCAAAACGTGACCGTAGAGATCAATCGTCTCCAGTTGCGAAGACTTCCCGCAAGAAGTCTCGATCGCCATCGCCAAAACGTGACCGAAGAGATCAATCATCTCCTGTTGTGAAGATTTCCCGCAAAAAATCTCGATCACCGTCGCCGAAACGCGACCGAAGAGATCAACCGTCTCCAGTTGCGAAGACTTCTCGCAAGAAGTCTCGATCACCGTCGCCGAAACGTGATCGAAGAGATGACCGTGATCGTGCATCTCCAGTTGCAAAGTTGTCGCGTAAAAAGTCACGATCGCCACCACCAAAACGAGACAAGCGGGAGAGCTCCAAATCACCTGTCGTTAGCAAGAAGCAACGTTCAAGATCACCCATTAGTTCACGCAAGGAACGTTCGCCTGTGGATAACCGTAGGAATAGGTCTAACTCTCCAACAGAGAAACGCAAGAAACGATCACCTTCCCCGGTGAGACCGAGCAGAAAAGAGCGCTCGAGGACTCCCGTGAAACTCCATCGTGCTCGATCTCCGTCGCCTGATCAAATGAATAAACCTTCGACCAGTTCTTCGTTCAATAATCGGAGGGAGCGATCAAAATCTCCTTCCGATAGACGCAAGAAACGATCGGCATCTCAAGAAAAAGTGTATAAAGAGCGATCGAGATCGCCTGTCGCCATGCAGAAATCAGTGGAGGGTAAGACCCGTCGTTCAAAGTCACCTGAAACCAAGAAATCTTCGAGAAAACCTAGCCCAGATAAGCCATCTCGTAATGCTAAATCTCCAAAACGAGATTCTAACACTCCAGTCGAGCAACGAAAAGATGATCGCAGCCGCTCCGATTCCGCTTCCGATGACTCTTCGGATTCTTCTGATCTGAGCTACTCGCCCGCACAACGTGACCCCGAGCGATATCGCGACATTCTAGAAGGAAAACCCGTTGAAATAAAGCCGAGATCACCGTCCAAGGAACGCCGGCAATCAACTTCATCGTCGTCCGAAGGAGGATCTTCTCCCAAAACTgcgaaggatttcctgaagaaaaccTCCAGATTCCGCCGCGATCGAAGTCCAGCTGCACCTCCTCCAGCTCCAGAGCCGGTGGCCAAATCGCGTTCGAAGTCACCACCAAAGAAACGTCGATTCGAGACGCCACCTCCGCTGGAGAAACCAGAGGCACGATCCCCGACTGGCAAGAAACGTAAGGAACGTTCCCCTTCGCCCGAGACTTCCAAGAAGTCTGAGCCAGCAACAAACGATCGCGATCGTACGCGTTCTCCGGATGCTCCCCCGAAACGATCTCCACCCGCAGTTGCCGAAAAGGTCAAACAACCCAAGAAACCCAAAAAGAAACAAAATCCTCCCGTTCAACAGCCGGTTGTTAAACTTCAATCGCCGGCTTCTTCATCTACCGCATCCGACAGTGAATCGGAAGATCCTCAGAGAAAATCCAAGCAAAAAGATCAATCCGATCACTTGGATGCTTTCCTTCCGACCTTCGGTGATAATCGCGAAGATAAGGATCTATCGTTGCTGAAAGCTTTGAAGAATGACCTTGCGGCTAAGGCCAAGCAGTGTTTGGAAAAGAAGAAGTCTGTTTCGGAACAGCAGGGTGATACTGCTGAAGTTGGTCCTCCACGAGTTGGTGAAAGCCGTGAGCGCAACATCCAGATTCAGCAGGCCAAAATGGCATCCCTGGCCGCTGCTAGTACTGCGGCTCTCGGTACCGGAAAAGGCATTGAATTCACTACGGAGACAACGGTACCCGAGGAACCTATAAGGAAGAAAGAAGTGAATGTAGCATCAACCAGCGGAATCAATACCAATCAGATCAAGAAGGATATCCATGAAATTCTGACGACGGTTGGAGCGTGCCGCATGGATGACAGTAAGGGATCCGGAGGAAGTTCCACCGTGGTTAGCTTGGCCAAGAGCACAATCCTCAGCGCGGTGGACAacattttgaaggagaagatCTCCGGAGCGGTTGAGTCGGCAGCGAACTCACGCAAATCTCGCAGCACGTCCAGATCACGGTCCAGGTCCAGGTCGCGATCGCATAG ATCGCGTAGCTACAGCAGTTCCAGCTCCAGCTCTCGCAGCTCCCGTTCCCGTAGCCATTCGTCGCGTTCGCGATCGCGCTCCAGCCGGGGCAGCAGCCGATCGCGATCGCACAGCAGTACTTCCCGCTCTCGATCCCGAACGCCACCGCCGCGTCGTTCCAAGTCACGGTCGCCATCAATACCGCGCCGTGCCGGGTCGCCAAGTTTCCTCGATCGACGCCGGATCACCAG TTCGAGAAAGACGCGTAAATCGCGCAGTAGTTCCAGCAGTAGTAGCTCTAGCTCTAGCTCCGGATCGAGCAGCCGATCGAGTGGATCCGATCGCTCCAGCCGAAGGCGTCGCCGACGATAG